The DNA sequence GCAAAAAATCAGTTTTTGTCTAAATTAACTGGAATTGTAGATCCTGAAACAAAAAGAAAAGTTATAGGAAAAGAATTTATTTCTATTTTTCAAAATGAATCAAAAAAGATTAAAAATATTGAATTTTTAGCACAAGGTACTATTTATTCCGATATTATTGAGTCCTCTGTTTTTTCAAAAAAACATTCAAGTGATTCTATAAAATCTCATCATAATGTAGGAGGGATACCAACAACATTTAAAAAATTAAAACTTATTGAACCATTAAAAAAATTATTTAAAGATGAAGTCAGAAAAATAGGAAAAAAATTAGGGATTCCAAAAGAAATTTTATATCAACATCCATTTCCTGGACCTGGATTAGGAATTCGTATTATTGGAGAAATAAATGAAAATAAAATCTCTATTTTACAACAAGCAGAAAATATTCTTTTACAAGAATTAATAAATTATGAAATTTATGATTCTGTTAGTCAAGCTTTTATTATTTTATTACCTGTAAAATCTGTAGGAATAAAAGGGGATAAACGAACATATGAATATGCTGCTATATTACGTGTTATAAACACGGAAGATTTTATGACTGCTACTTTTTCACATCTTTCTTACAATTTTTTAGAAAAAGTTTCAAATAGAATTACTAATGAAGTTGATGGAATTAATAGAATAGCATACGATATAACCTCTAAACCTCCATCTACTATTGAATGGGAATGATTTTTTCACATCATCATAGAAACTAAATTATATATATTTTTTTTTAATTCTGTTCTAGGAGAAATTAAATCTATAAATCCATGATCCATTAAAAATTCTGCTGTTTGAAATCCTTCTGGAAGATCTTTTCCAATTGTTTCTCTAATCACTCTAGGTCCAGCAAATCCAATAAGAGCACCTGGTTCGGCAATATTAATATCTCCAAGTAAAGAATAAGAAGCGGTCACTCCTCCTGTAGTTGGATCAGTTAAAACAGAAACGTAAGGAATTTTAGCATCACGTAATTGCGTTAATCTAGCTATAGTTTTAGCCATTTGCATTAATGAAAAAGAAGATTCCATTATTCTTGCACCTCCAGATTTAGAAATTAGTATATATGGATATTTTTTTTCAATACAATATTTAATAGCTCTAGATATTTTTTCTCCTACTACGGAACCCATGGATCCTCCTATAAATGAAAAATCCATACAAGAAATTACGACATTTATAGTTTTAATTTTTCCAATTCCCGTTCTAATAGCATCATATAAATTCGTTTTTTTTCGTGTTTCTTGAATTCTATCTGTATATTTTTTATAATCTTCCCATTCCATAGGATCTTTACTCATCATTTTTATATTCATTTCTAAAAATTTACCATGATCAAAAAGAATTTCAAAATATTCTTTACTATGAATTCTAACATGATATCCATCTTCTGGACTAACATAAGCGTTTTTTTTTAATTCTTCCGTATCTATAATTTTTCCACTAGGTGTTCTATACCAAATACCTTTTGGTAAATCTTTTCTCTCGTTTATAGATGTTATAATATTTTTCTTTTTTCTTAAAAACCAAGCCATGGTATTTTTACAAAGTATTAATATTATTCATAAATTTAAAATATCTTTTTAATTCCATTTTAAAATATTTTTCACCTTCTCTTAACCATGTTCTAGGGTCATAATATTTTTTATTAGGAATATGTTTTCCTTTTGGATTTCCTATTTGTTTTTTTAAATATTCTTTATTTTTATTCATATAATTTCGAGTTCCACAAGTAAAAGCATATTGCAAATCAGTATCTACATTCATTTTTATAACTCCATAATTAATAGCTTCTTGTATTTCCTTTTCTGTAGAACCTGATCCACCATGAAAAACTAAAGACACTGGTTTTTTAGTTTGAGTATGAAATTTTTCATGTATGTATTCCTGTGTATTTTTCAAAATTTCGGGACGAAGTCTGACATTTCCAGGTCTATAAACTCCATGTACATTTCCAAAAGAAGCCGCTACAATGAAATTATTACTGATTTTTATTAATCTTTCGTATGCATAAGCAACCTCTTTTGGTTGAGTATAAAGTTTATTGTTTTCTATATCAGAATTATCTACTCCATCTTCTTCTCCTCCTGTTACCCCAAGTTCTATTTCAAGAGTCATTTGACTTTTATTCATTCTATCAAAGTACTGTTCACAAATGTGAATATTTTCTTTTAAAGATTCTTGAGAAAGATCTAACATATGTGAGCTAAATAAAGTTTTTCCAAAACGTTTATAATATTTTTCATTGGCTTCTATTAAA is a window from the Blattabacterium cuenoti STAT genome containing:
- the fbaA gene encoding class II fructose-bisphosphate aldolase, with the translated sequence MSKKFPFGVATGNLVKEIFEYAKENRFSIPAVNVIGSNTMNAVMETAAEVNSPVIIQLSNGGAIFNAGKGLNNKKQKAAIQGSIVSAMHIHELASCYQTTVILHTDHCSKSILPWIDGLIEANEKYYKRFGKTLFSSHMLDLSQESLKENIHICEQYFDRMNKSQMTLEIELGVTGGEEDGVDNSDIENNKLYTQPKEVAYAYERLIKISNNFIVAASFGNVHGVYRPGNVRLRPEILKNTQEYIHEKFHTQTKKPVSLVFHGGSGSTEKEIQEAINYGVIKMNVDTDLQYAFTCGTRNYMNKNKEYLKKQIGNPKGKHIPNKKYYDPRTWLREGEKYFKMELKRYFKFMNNINTL
- the accD gene encoding acetyl-CoA carboxylase, carboxyltransferase subunit beta — its product is MAWFLRKKKNIITSINERKDLPKGIWYRTPSGKIIDTEELKKNAYVSPEDGYHVRIHSKEYFEILFDHGKFLEMNIKMMSKDPMEWEDYKKYTDRIQETRKKTNLYDAIRTGIGKIKTINVVISCMDFSFIGGSMGSVVGEKISRAIKYCIEKKYPYILISKSGGARIMESSFSLMQMAKTIARLTQLRDAKIPYVSVLTDPTTGGVTASYSLLGDINIAEPGALIGFAGPRVIRETIGKDLPEGFQTAEFLMDHGFIDLISPRTELKKNIYNLVSMMM